From one Butyricimonas faecihominis genomic stretch:
- the pheT gene encoding phenylalanine--tRNA ligase subunit beta yields MNVSLNWLKDYLKIDQSTEEICKILTSIGLEVGGYEEFEAIKGGLKGLVIGHVLTCEAHPDSDHLHVTTVDLGMGEPEQIVCGAPNVATGQKVVVATVGTTLYKGDEEFVIKKSKIRGVASNGMICAEDEIGVGTDHAGIMVLPENTPVGIPAADYFNVYRDTVIEVDITPNRIDGASHLGVARDLAAYLQQTQDIHYTLPSVETFHPDSTDAKITVRVERPEACRRYAGICIEGVTVKASPEWLQNRMKAIGLHPINNIVDVTNYILFGLGQPLHSFDKDKIKGNEVIVKSVAKGTKFTTLDGVERELHEDDLMICNTESPMCIAGVFGGQESGISDTTTNVFLESACFDPVFVRKTARRHGLNTDASFRYERGTDPNIVIYALKLAAMMIKEVAGGKITCAPIDIYPEPVKDFEVFIKYAHVDRLIGKKIDHEVIKNILRSLEMKIAEECEEGLLLNVPPYRVDVQREADVIEDILRIYGFNNVEVPASVRSTLSYSEKPDDFQLKNIISDLLAANGFCEVMNNSLTKASYYEDFKCFDPTQTVMLFNPLSADLGAMRQSLLFGGLENIAYNINRKNNNLKLFEFGKGYTFNKKEGIDNPQKQYKEDNLLSLFITGNKNMTTWNVKETKTDFFYLKAYCEMILTRLGLHPDNLKIDATDKDIFREGLTYKAGDKHIVSMGILSKAPLKKADVNQEVYYAEFSWENILKAIKNLKVTYTPLPKFPSVKRDLALLLDKKVTFREIKETAFRTEKSLLKSVTLFDVYEGEKLGADKKSYAVSFTLLDEEKTLTDKQIDKIMNKLMGTYKHLFNAEIR; encoded by the coding sequence ATGAATGTATCACTGAACTGGTTGAAAGACTATCTAAAGATCGACCAAAGCACTGAAGAGATTTGCAAAATTCTGACAAGTATCGGACTGGAAGTTGGCGGGTACGAAGAATTTGAGGCAATAAAAGGGGGATTAAAAGGATTGGTCATCGGTCATGTGTTGACTTGCGAGGCACATCCCGATTCGGACCATTTACACGTGACAACAGTTGATTTGGGAATGGGTGAACCGGAACAAATCGTCTGCGGGGCTCCTAACGTGGCTACCGGCCAGAAAGTAGTCGTTGCCACTGTAGGAACAACCCTTTACAAAGGTGATGAAGAGTTCGTGATCAAGAAATCAAAAATACGGGGTGTAGCCTCTAATGGTATGATCTGCGCCGAAGACGAAATCGGTGTCGGAACCGATCATGCCGGAATCATGGTATTACCCGAAAATACCCCGGTTGGAATACCGGCCGCAGACTATTTCAACGTTTACCGGGACACGGTTATCGAAGTCGATATTACCCCGAACCGGATTGACGGAGCCTCACACCTTGGTGTAGCTCGTGATTTAGCCGCTTATTTACAACAGACACAAGATATTCACTATACTCTTCCCTCCGTGGAAACTTTCCATCCGGACAGTACGGATGCTAAAATCACCGTACGAGTAGAACGTCCCGAGGCTTGCCGTCGGTACGCCGGAATATGTATCGAAGGAGTAACCGTTAAAGCGTCTCCTGAATGGTTACAAAACCGGATGAAAGCTATCGGATTACACCCGATCAACAACATCGTGGACGTGACCAACTACATTCTTTTCGGTCTGGGACAACCTTTACACTCTTTCGATAAAGACAAAATAAAAGGAAACGAAGTCATCGTGAAAAGCGTTGCCAAAGGAACTAAATTCACAACTTTAGACGGCGTGGAAAGAGAATTGCATGAGGACGACTTGATGATCTGTAATACCGAGTCCCCCATGTGTATCGCTGGAGTATTCGGTGGACAGGAAAGCGGTATTTCGGACACGACAACAAACGTGTTCTTAGAAAGTGCTTGCTTTGACCCGGTATTCGTTCGCAAAACAGCTCGCCGTCATGGTTTGAACACGGATGCCTCTTTCCGTTATGAACGGGGAACAGACCCGAACATCGTGATCTACGCACTAAAATTAGCCGCCATGATGATTAAAGAAGTTGCCGGAGGTAAGATTACTTGCGCTCCTATCGACATCTACCCGGAACCCGTGAAGGATTTCGAAGTGTTCATAAAATATGCTCACGTAGATCGATTGATTGGTAAAAAAATTGACCATGAGGTAATCAAAAACATCCTCCGTTCTCTTGAAATGAAAATTGCGGAAGAGTGCGAAGAGGGGCTTTTATTGAATGTCCCCCCCTACCGTGTTGACGTGCAAAGAGAAGCTGACGTGATCGAGGATATTCTTCGCATCTACGGTTTCAACAACGTGGAAGTACCTGCCAGCGTAAGATCCACGCTAAGCTATTCCGAAAAGCCGGATGACTTCCAGTTGAAAAACATCATCTCAGACCTATTAGCAGCAAACGGGTTCTGTGAAGTAATGAACAATTCATTGACGAAAGCCAGTTATTACGAAGACTTCAAGTGTTTCGATCCCACGCAGACGGTAATGTTATTCAACCCGCTTAGCGCAGACTTGGGAGCTATGCGTCAATCCCTGCTCTTTGGCGGACTGGAAAACATTGCTTACAACATCAACCGGAAGAACAATAACCTGAAATTATTCGAGTTCGGTAAGGGTTACACCTTCAACAAAAAAGAAGGTATTGACAACCCGCAAAAACAATACAAGGAAGACAACTTGCTTTCTCTTTTCATCACGGGGAATAAAAACATGACCACATGGAATGTCAAAGAGACGAAAACTGACTTCTTCTATTTGAAAGCGTATTGTGAAATGATATTAACCCGTCTAGGACTTCACCCCGATAACCTGAAAATTGATGCCACTGACAAGGACATCTTCCGAGAAGGATTGACGTACAAAGCCGGGGATAAACATATCGTATCCATGGGTATCTTGAGTAAAGCCCCTCTGAAAAAAGCAGATGTTAATCAAGAAGTCTACTACGCTGAATTCTCGTGGGAAAACATTCTGAAAGCCATCAAAAACCTCAAGGTAACCTACACCCCGCTACCGAAATTTCCTTCTGTAAAACGGGATTTAGCCTTGTTGCTTGACAAGAAAGTCACTTTCAGGGAAATCAAAGAAACGGCGTTCCGTACAGAAAAATCATTACTGAAATCCGTCACGTTATTCGACGTGTACGAGGGAGAAAAACTCGGTGCAGACAAGAAGTCCTACGCCGTCAGTTTCACCCTTCTCGACGAAGAGAAGACCCTCACGGACAAACAGATCGACAAAATCATGAACAAGTTAATGGGTACCTACAAACACCTGTTCAACGCTGAAATCAGATAG
- the nadA gene encoding quinolinate synthase NadA encodes MTQTEIIDRIKQLKKEKNAIILAHYYTRPEVQDIADYLGDSLGLSQMAGTTEADIIVFCGVHFMAETASIISPNKKVLIPAEGAGCSLAEGVAGYDLREWKKANPDGLIVSYVNTTAEVKAYTDYCCTSSNALKIVQSLPKDKKILFVPDKNLGAYIQKVTGREMEIWNGDCCVHDKIDTQMVLDKLEEYPDADVLIHPESSCSHDDRILNHPRAFMYSTAGIIKHAKESPKQRFIIATELETIHKLQADNPTKEFIPIHPKTICGQMKKVTLEKVLEALEKEQYEVRLPEDLREKAWLPIQRMLDLS; translated from the coding sequence ATGACGCAGACAGAGATTATCGACAGGATAAAACAACTTAAGAAAGAGAAAAACGCCATCATTTTGGCGCACTACTATACTCGTCCTGAAGTACAAGACATTGCAGACTATTTGGGTGACTCCCTAGGACTTTCTCAGATGGCCGGAACCACCGAGGCCGATATTATCGTCTTTTGCGGTGTGCATTTCATGGCAGAAACAGCATCCATCATCTCCCCCAATAAGAAAGTGCTGATCCCCGCGGAAGGAGCCGGTTGCTCTTTAGCCGAGGGAGTAGCCGGGTATGACTTGAGAGAATGGAAAAAAGCAAACCCGGATGGTCTCATTGTCAGCTACGTGAACACCACGGCTGAAGTAAAGGCTTACACGGACTATTGCTGCACGTCTTCCAATGCCTTGAAAATAGTGCAAAGCCTGCCGAAAGACAAAAAGATACTTTTCGTTCCCGACAAGAATTTGGGTGCTTATATACAAAAAGTCACCGGAAGGGAAATGGAAATTTGGAATGGAGACTGTTGCGTACATGACAAAATTGACACCCAGATGGTACTGGATAAATTGGAAGAATATCCCGATGCTGACGTGTTGATTCATCCCGAATCCAGTTGTTCGCACGACGACCGGATATTAAATCATCCCCGTGCCTTCATGTATTCCACGGCAGGAATCATCAAACATGCCAAGGAATCCCCGAAACAACGATTTATCATTGCCACGGAATTAGAAACCATCCATAAACTCCAAGCAGACAACCCGACCAAAGAATTCATCCCGATTCACCCGAAAACGATATGCGGACAGATGAAGAAGGTTACTTTGGAAAAAGTACTCGAAGCCCTTGAAAAAGAACAATACGAAGTACGGCTCCCGGAAGACTTGAGAGAAAAGGCTTGGTTACCCATTCAACGTATGTTAGACCTTAGTTAA
- the nadC gene encoding carboxylating nicotinate-nucleotide diphosphorylase has protein sequence MYDSLIDRLIDLAIEEDIATGDITTNAIIPVHAKAVAEMKAKADGVISGLEIAKQVFERFEKDIVWEPLVTDGTAVKKGDIILRIEASYRTLLCGERLSLNILQRMSGIATATSHYMKELAGTHTQLLDTRKTAPGLRVLDKMAVHHGGGSNHRMGLYDMIMLKDNHIKIAGGIPNAVKAVKQNLPLSIKVEVETTTLEEVQQAIDAGADIIMLDNMSNETMAEAVKLIAGRAKTEASGNMSIPRLQGVAATGVDYISVGALTHSVTALDISMNIIKM, from the coding sequence ATGTACGATTCGCTCATAGACAGACTCATCGACCTCGCGATTGAAGAAGATATCGCAACGGGAGATATTACGACCAACGCCATTATCCCGGTACACGCTAAAGCGGTTGCCGAAATGAAAGCAAAAGCCGACGGTGTTATTTCCGGACTGGAAATCGCGAAACAAGTATTTGAAAGATTTGAAAAAGATATAGTATGGGAACCTCTCGTTACTGACGGGACTGCCGTAAAGAAAGGGGATATCATCCTGCGCATCGAAGCCAGCTACCGCACGTTACTTTGTGGGGAGCGTCTATCATTGAATATCCTGCAACGGATGTCCGGTATTGCAACAGCTACTTCTCACTACATGAAAGAGCTGGCAGGAACACATACCCAACTACTGGACACCCGGAAAACAGCTCCCGGCTTGCGGGTACTGGACAAAATGGCCGTACACCACGGAGGAGGTTCCAATCACCGGATGGGACTTTACGACATGATCATGCTGAAAGACAACCATATCAAGATTGCCGGAGGTATTCCGAATGCCGTGAAAGCCGTGAAACAGAATCTTCCGTTAAGTATCAAGGTGGAAGTGGAAACCACAACATTAGAAGAGGTACAACAAGCCATTGACGCGGGTGCAGACATTATCATGCTCGACAACATGAGTAACGAAACTATGGCCGAAGCTGTGAAACTTATCGCAGGCAGGGCAAAGACAGAGGCATCCGGAAACATGAGTATCCCCCGTCTCCAAGGTGTTGCCGCTACCGGGGTTGATTACATCAGTGTCGGTGCCCTCACCCACTCGGTTACAGCTTTGGATATTAGCATGAACATCATAAAAATGTAG
- the nadB gene encoding L-aspartate oxidase — MRNYDYIIVGSGLAGLYTAYRASAYGKVALLTKSNIRESNSYFAQGGIAAVTGEDDAPLFHFQDTITAGRGLCDYPAVNVLVNEGPARIQELINDGMHFDTENGELALGLEGGHHQKRILHAGGDATGRMITNFVIDKVEHCPTVEIFDNHAVIALLQDEHGCYGVRCWDFNENREEIFTGHNVFLTSGGTSAIYKRTTNPHTTIGDGLALTYNAGCEIVDMEFIQFHPSAIYTPTGEAYLVSEAVRGEGAHLLNQQGERFMVGKHELAELAPRDIVAQSIFQQMKEHHEDYVYLSLKHLDPEKIRKRFPNIFEKCAELGIDMTDRIPVAPAAHYTVGGVKTDLTGRTNIPHLYVCGELASSGIMGANRLASNSLIECLVFGKRAVEDSVRNRREDPIPETMPLFSLDREKLDAYLSLKNKVADIMTQEAGIIRTENGLQEGLETLLRLEQTEIFEENEYYSLVSKNLLTVAELIIRSALFRKESRGGHFRSDYPTPNDDYVCHIIQQKGKEIKTTPVIQNN; from the coding sequence ATGCGTAATTACGATTATATCATTGTCGGGAGTGGTTTAGCGGGTCTTTACACGGCCTATCGTGCGTCTGCCTATGGGAAAGTTGCACTATTAACTAAATCAAACATCAGGGAAAGTAATTCTTATTTTGCCCAGGGAGGTATTGCAGCAGTCACCGGAGAAGATGACGCCCCGTTATTTCACTTTCAAGACACGATCACGGCAGGAAGAGGTCTATGTGACTACCCTGCGGTGAACGTACTGGTAAATGAAGGGCCTGCCCGCATACAGGAATTAATCAATGACGGCATGCACTTCGACACGGAAAACGGGGAGCTAGCCCTAGGGCTGGAAGGAGGCCATCATCAAAAACGAATTCTTCATGCCGGAGGTGATGCCACCGGAAGAATGATCACGAATTTCGTGATTGATAAAGTGGAGCATTGTCCTACCGTGGAAATATTCGATAATCATGCCGTCATCGCCCTATTACAGGATGAACACGGATGTTACGGTGTCAGATGCTGGGATTTTAACGAGAACCGGGAAGAGATCTTCACGGGACACAACGTGTTCTTGACTTCCGGAGGAACCTCGGCCATCTATAAACGAACCACCAATCCTCACACAACCATCGGAGACGGTTTGGCTTTAACCTATAATGCCGGATGCGAAATCGTGGACATGGAATTCATTCAATTCCATCCTTCCGCTATCTACACGCCTACCGGGGAGGCATATCTGGTGAGCGAAGCCGTACGCGGTGAAGGCGCACACCTACTGAACCAGCAAGGCGAACGCTTTATGGTGGGAAAACATGAACTGGCTGAACTTGCCCCGCGGGACATCGTGGCCCAGTCCATATTCCAACAAATGAAAGAACACCACGAGGACTACGTTTACTTATCATTAAAACACCTTGATCCGGAAAAGATCAGAAAACGTTTCCCCAACATCTTCGAGAAATGTGCGGAATTAGGTATCGACATGACAGACCGTATTCCGGTTGCTCCTGCAGCACATTACACCGTGGGCGGGGTGAAAACGGATCTCACGGGACGTACCAATATCCCACACTTGTACGTGTGCGGAGAACTCGCCTCATCCGGTATCATGGGAGCCAACAGACTGGCGTCTAACTCACTGATCGAATGTTTGGTGTTCGGGAAACGTGCCGTGGAAGATTCCGTGCGTAACCGCCGGGAAGACCCGATTCCGGAAACCATGCCTTTATTCTCCCTAGATCGAGAGAAACTAGATGCCTACCTGTCTTTAAAAAACAAGGTAGCCGACATCATGACTCAAGAGGCCGGCATTATTCGCACGGAAAACGGATTGCAGGAAGGATTGGAAACCTTGCTCCGCTTGGAACAAACCGAAATATTCGAAGAGAACGAATACTATTCGCTGGTAAGTAAAAACTTACTTACCGTTGCCGAATTAATCATCCGTTCCGCCCTCTTCCGTAAAGAAAGCCGCGGCGGTCATTTCCGTTCCGACTACCCCACCCCGAATGATGACTATGTTTGCCATATCATTCAACAGAAGGGCAAAGAGATCAAAACAACACCGGTAATCCAGAACAATTGA
- a CDS encoding DUF1573 domain-containing protein has product MRAFGWFIITLLLGACSADKPSKKCIYPAGELFFSKEKAGWSEVYIGKERSDTVLVYNPTKTGIRLEGFNHFPEITCRKIGHSEQDWSLGGYTVEPGTCDTLIVTLRLKNESMLGNYYNVMRFMINGEVNYDYGFMIDVPVREDFAHWSEEEKAQAPHFMVDSTERDFGTLREGEEAKMIFKIQNVGERNLIIRKIETTCGCTAVLPSQRVLLPGKEMDLNVIFHSAGRNGKQRKVITLFCNDPRQPRIQLIVKGEVK; this is encoded by the coding sequence ATGAGAGCATTTGGATGGTTCATTATCACTCTTTTACTGGGAGCTTGTTCTGCAGACAAGCCTTCTAAAAAGTGTATTTATCCGGCAGGAGAATTGTTTTTCAGTAAGGAAAAGGCAGGGTGGAGTGAGGTATATATTGGTAAGGAGCGTTCCGACACGGTATTGGTGTACAATCCCACGAAAACGGGGATTCGTTTGGAAGGTTTTAATCATTTCCCGGAGATCACCTGTCGGAAGATCGGACACTCCGAACAGGATTGGAGTTTGGGAGGATATACCGTGGAACCCGGAACTTGTGACACGTTAATCGTGACGTTACGTTTAAAGAATGAGTCCATGTTAGGTAATTATTATAACGTGATGCGTTTCATGATAAACGGGGAGGTGAATTATGATTACGGGTTTATGATTGATGTGCCTGTACGGGAGGATTTTGCACATTGGAGCGAGGAAGAAAAAGCACAAGCCCCTCATTTCATGGTGGACTCGACGGAACGTGATTTTGGAACTCTTCGGGAAGGAGAGGAGGCCAAGATGATTTTTAAAATTCAAAATGTTGGGGAACGTAACTTGATCATCCGTAAAATAGAAACCACTTGTGGTTGTACCGCGGTACTCCCCAGTCAGCGTGTCCTTCTTCCCGGCAAAGAAATGGACTTGAATGTCATCTTCCACTCTGCCGGGCGAAACGGTAAACAGCGTAAAGTTATCACTCTCTTTTGTAATGATCCCCGTCAACCAAGGATCCAGTTGATTGTGAAAGGGGAAGTGAAATGA
- a CDS encoding HipA family kinase: protein MELRTENVTRYIMPLREGGSLPALAEAEDGFKYVVKFRGAGHGTKALIAELIGGEIARVLGLRVPELVFLQLDEAFGQAEGDEEIQDLLKASRGLNLGLHFLSGALAFDPTVNVIDAELASKIVWLDALLTNIDRTVRNTNLLMWHKELWLIDHGSSLYFHYSWTNWQKHALSPFAEVKNHVLLPRASQLAEVDAGLKTRLTPERIREVVALIPEDWLNWDDLGITNQEIRETYVRFLTERVAHSEIFIKEAQHAREILV, encoded by the coding sequence ATGGAATTACGAACAGAAAATGTGACGAGATACATCATGCCATTACGAGAGGGCGGTTCATTACCGGCATTGGCGGAGGCGGAGGATGGATTCAAGTACGTGGTGAAATTCCGGGGTGCCGGGCATGGCACGAAGGCTCTGATAGCCGAACTGATCGGAGGGGAGATTGCTCGTGTCTTGGGATTACGAGTACCGGAGTTGGTTTTTCTACAACTGGATGAGGCTTTCGGTCAGGCGGAGGGAGATGAGGAAATACAGGATTTGTTGAAAGCGAGCCGGGGATTAAATCTCGGGTTGCACTTTTTATCCGGGGCTCTTGCATTTGATCCCACGGTAAACGTGATTGATGCGGAACTGGCCTCGAAAATCGTTTGGTTGGATGCTTTACTGACGAATATTGATCGCACGGTTCGTAACACGAACCTGTTGATGTGGCACAAGGAACTATGGTTGATAGATCACGGTTCGTCACTCTATTTTCATTATTCTTGGACGAATTGGCAGAAACACGCTTTGAGTCCTTTTGCAGAAGTAAAGAATCATGTTTTATTACCTCGGGCAAGTCAATTGGCAGAAGTCGATGCCGGATTGAAAACCCGATTGACCCCGGAAAGGATAAGGGAAGTCGTGGCGTTGATACCGGAGGATTGGCTAAATTGGGATGATCTGGGTATTACAAATCAAGAAATACGGGAGACGTATGTTCGTTTTTTAACGGAACGGGTTGCACATTCGGAAATATTTATAAAAGAAGCACAACATGCCAGAGAGATACTTGTATGA
- a CDS encoding DUF3037 domain-containing protein gives MPERYLYEYAVIRVVPRVEREEFINVGIILFSKRKKFLRAKYVLHEEKLRMLFPEIDIEEIRVNLQIFDRICSGSRDGGPIAGLDIPERFRWLTAVRSTIIQTSRPHPGFLTDPDVTFDKLFDEFVM, from the coding sequence ATGCCAGAGAGATACTTGTATGAATATGCCGTTATCCGGGTTGTCCCGCGGGTGGAACGGGAAGAATTTATTAACGTGGGGATCATTTTGTTCTCCAAGCGGAAAAAATTTCTGCGGGCGAAGTACGTGCTTCACGAGGAAAAATTAAGGATGCTATTTCCGGAAATCGATATAGAGGAGATTCGGGTGAACCTGCAAATTTTCGATCGAATTTGTTCCGGTTCCCGTGATGGCGGACCGATTGCCGGATTGGATATTCCGGAGCGTTTCCGTTGGCTGACGGCCGTTCGTAGCACGATAATTCAAACCTCTCGTCCGCATCCCGGCTTTCTGACTGATCCGGATGTTACTTTTGATAAGTTATTTGACGAGTTTGTGATGTAG
- a CDS encoding fasciclin domain-containing protein, whose protein sequence is MKTFLYIFISSCVLFTFTSCDTKQEWWNSGISSPYHDCSIMEFLRRDSYNWELTVELIERAQLTNLFEGQVDSLKEITFLAPPSYSILRHLYDNNLEKVSELSQDECCQLVLKHVIKGKHLKEEIIFRNPDYLILDTRQDGFSEFTCVGGNKIRVWKDKSAWAGVPDVGPETMYIYSFNAQQNVPLATPNIQPLNGVVHALNYNYVLGKI, encoded by the coding sequence ATGAAAACATTTCTATACATATTTATATCCAGCTGTGTTTTATTCACATTCACAAGTTGCGATACAAAACAAGAATGGTGGAATTCTGGCATTTCTTCACCTTACCATGATTGTTCAATAATGGAATTCTTAAGAAGAGATTCTTACAATTGGGAATTAACCGTGGAATTAATCGAACGAGCTCAATTGACAAATTTATTTGAAGGGCAAGTAGATTCTCTTAAAGAAATAACATTTCTTGCTCCACCAAGTTATTCTATACTACGCCATCTTTATGACAACAATCTTGAAAAAGTTTCAGAATTATCTCAAGATGAATGCTGTCAACTTGTTCTAAAACACGTAATTAAAGGTAAACATCTAAAAGAAGAAATCATTTTTCGAAATCCAGACTACCTAATCTTGGATACAAGACAAGACGGATTCTCCGAGTTTACTTGTGTAGGAGGTAATAAGATACGAGTATGGAAAGATAAATCCGCATGGGCAGGAGTTCCAGATGTAGGGCCCGAAACCATGTATATATATTCTTTTAATGCTCAACAGAACGTACCATTAGCAACCCCGAATATTCAACCTCTAAATGGAGTAGTCCATGCATTAAATTACAACTATGTACTAGGAAAAATCTAA
- a CDS encoding RagB/SusD family nutrient uptake outer membrane protein, which yields MKTYKLILILVLQAWFSSCEDLLKVTPENSVTFENAFQSEKDIVSALNATEKIIRQNKAFSYWPCQNGEYSDYYPSVGFATLNPSFIPDMQWIFYYQVIASANVSLPYIDHIDMPQEKKDFYKGQIYFFKAFTYLQIIRIWGDCILLKDDVIFTAVAKSHWTEVADYAIDLAKKAISLLPDFDQMTDYNGNAIKYKSTPSKGAANAVLAHLCAWKAGCKYMAQPDQQNYDEVDLWKTAEQACTDIIKRTDLYDLENSAEEICTKALVGNSKEIIYESMVRGFENELTSRDQAFCWGYYYQGWPVKAEENPGEIKNKSFRIYAKTVREMFPGTDERKNAFFYKLDSMQYKVSEEITGGYAYPYKWRIARVGTEGWQAGQFIDFDQNMIHFRLADIILLRAECRTRLGGNYTAGAIEDLNKVRDRSKATLYDASEYGGDLRYTIFKEREKELLMEGARYWDIIRNGYARIELQGGWLTATDQDFIDGAFFMAVSQDDFRGNPLMRQNSYWLKRQ from the coding sequence ATGAAAACATATAAATTGATTCTTATATTAGTTCTTCAGGCATGGTTTTCCAGTTGCGAAGATTTACTAAAAGTAACTCCTGAAAATTCTGTTACTTTCGAGAACGCATTCCAATCAGAGAAAGACATTGTTTCAGCTCTTAATGCAACAGAAAAAATAATACGTCAGAATAAAGCTTTTTCTTATTGGCCATGTCAAAATGGTGAATATTCAGACTATTATCCTAGTGTAGGTTTTGCAACATTAAATCCATCCTTTATTCCCGATATGCAATGGATATTTTATTATCAAGTTATAGCTTCTGCTAATGTCTCTCTCCCTTATATTGATCATATCGATATGCCTCAAGAAAAAAAAGACTTCTATAAAGGACAGATTTACTTTTTTAAGGCATTTACTTATTTACAAATTATACGAATATGGGGAGATTGCATTCTTTTAAAAGATGATGTTATCTTTACAGCTGTTGCCAAATCGCACTGGACAGAAGTAGCCGATTATGCAATTGATCTTGCTAAGAAAGCGATCTCACTATTGCCCGATTTCGATCAAATGACAGATTACAACGGTAATGCCATAAAATATAAATCAACACCAAGCAAAGGTGCCGCAAATGCCGTATTAGCTCATTTATGTGCTTGGAAAGCTGGTTGTAAATACATGGCCCAACCGGATCAACAAAACTATGATGAGGTTGATTTATGGAAAACAGCAGAACAGGCTTGTACTGATATTATCAAACGAACAGATTTATATGATTTAGAAAATTCTGCCGAAGAAATCTGTACAAAAGCCTTAGTTGGGAACAGCAAGGAAATCATTTATGAAAGTATGGTTCGTGGATTCGAAAATGAACTTACATCTCGAGATCAAGCCTTTTGCTGGGGATATTATTACCAAGGTTGGCCAGTCAAAGCAGAAGAAAACCCCGGTGAAATAAAAAACAAATCTTTTCGAATTTATGCCAAAACCGTTCGAGAAATGTTTCCAGGAACAGACGAACGAAAAAATGCTTTCTTTTACAAATTAGATTCCATGCAATACAAAGTGAGCGAAGAAATAACAGGAGGATATGCCTATCCTTATAAATGGCGAATAGCCCGAGTAGGAACAGAAGGATGGCAAGCCGGACAATTTATTGATTTTGACCAAAACATGATACATTTTCGATTAGCCGATATTATTTTATTACGAGCAGAATGTCGCACCCGATTAGGAGGAAATTATACAGCAGGAGCAATTGAAGATTTAAATAAAGTTAGGGATCGATCAAAAGCAACTTTATATGATGCCTCTGAATATGGTGGTGATTTACGCTATACGATTTTTAAGGAACGAGAAAAGGAGTTACTTATGGAAGGTGCACGCTATTGGGATATTATTCGTAATGGTTATGCTCGAATTGAATTACAAGGAGGGTGGTTAACCGCCACAGATCAAGATTTCATTGATGGAGCTTTCTTCATGGCCGTATCACAAGATGATTTTAGAGGCAATCCATTAATGCGACAAAATAGCTATTGGCTAAAAAGGCAATAA